The Pseudomonadota bacterium DNA segment CGAACTCGATCGGCGCGAGCGGCGGGTCGACGCTGTCCTGCACGGTCGCGCGCAGTCTGCCAAGTTGCTCGGCGGACAACACCTGCGGCAGGACCGCAAAACCGTCTCGCTCAAAGGCGTCGCTGAAGTGTTTGTCCATGGCCCTTTCCCTCTCGCCTAGGTGTGATCTTTCAGTAGGTTGTTCATCCGAGCCCCTTGCTCGATGCTGTTGGGTGTCTAGCTCCAACACACCAAAGAGGCCCGGATGAACACCCACAAGAATGCCCGATTGACACCCTTCGGTCGACGGGTTCTGGTCGAGCGCATCCTCTTTCAGGGGATGTCTGTCAAAGACGCTGCAGACGCCTCTGCTGTCTCCACCC contains these protein-coding regions:
- a CDS encoding leucine zipper domain-containing protein, producing the protein MNTHKNARLTPFGRRVLVERILFQGMSVKDAADASAVST